The following proteins are co-located in the Candidatus Accumulibacter cognatus genome:
- a CDS encoding efflux RND transporter periplasmic adaptor subunit: MLKPAAHLLLALVLAACGEAPAPKAAALAGKPALTVTAVAPQNEDWPRTLAANGNVVAWQEAVIGAEIANYRITAVDTDVGDIVRKGQVLARIADDTVASEAAEARAAVAELEASAAEARANAVRAQELREKGFYSAQLHTQYQTAEHTASSRLAAARARQQAAELKLGKTRVLAPDDGVISARDATVGSLTQTGQELFRLIRGGRLEWRAEVPAADLARVAPGGAATLTGPDGTAVRGSVRRVAPSVDPQTRNGLVFVDIPASAAAVRAGMFARGEFELGRALALTLPQSAVVLRDGFAYVFRLEGDGEQARVAQTKVATGRRVGERIEIVSGLDPQARVVATGGGFLADGDPVRVVAAAAK; this comes from the coding sequence ATGCTGAAGCCAGCCGCCCACCTCCTCCTCGCACTTGTCCTCGCCGCTTGCGGCGAGGCCCCCGCACCCAAGGCCGCGGCGCTGGCCGGCAAGCCGGCGCTGACGGTGACTGCCGTCGCCCCGCAGAACGAAGACTGGCCGCGCACGCTGGCCGCCAACGGCAACGTCGTCGCCTGGCAGGAAGCGGTGATCGGTGCCGAGATCGCCAACTACCGCATCACCGCCGTCGACACCGACGTTGGCGATATCGTCAGGAAAGGCCAGGTGCTCGCCCGCATTGCCGACGATACGGTGGCCAGCGAAGCGGCCGAGGCGCGCGCCGCCGTCGCCGAACTGGAGGCGAGCGCTGCCGAGGCCAGGGCCAACGCCGTGCGTGCGCAGGAACTGCGCGAGAAGGGCTTCTACAGCGCCCAGTTGCATACCCAGTACCAGACCGCCGAGCACACCGCCAGTTCGCGCCTTGCCGCTGCCCGCGCCCGCCAGCAGGCAGCCGAGCTGAAGCTGGGCAAGACACGCGTGCTGGCCCCTGACGACGGCGTGATCTCGGCACGCGACGCGACGGTCGGCTCACTGACCCAAACCGGGCAGGAACTGTTCCGCCTGATCCGCGGCGGGCGCCTGGAATGGCGCGCCGAGGTGCCGGCCGCCGACCTTGCCCGCGTGGCGCCGGGCGGGGCGGCGACGCTGACCGGGCCGGATGGCACGGCAGTGCGTGGCAGCGTGCGTCGCGTCGCACCGAGCGTGGACCCGCAGACGCGCAACGGACTGGTCTTTGTCGATATTCCGGCGTCCGCCGCGGCCGTGCGCGCCGGCATGTTCGCGCGCGGCGAATTCGAGCTCGGCCGCGCCCTGGCCCTGACCCTGCCGCAGTCTGCGGTCGTCCTGCGTGACGGCTTCGCCTATGTCTTCCGCCTCGAGGGCGATGGCGAACAGGCGCGCGTCGCCCAGACCAAGGTCGCGACCGGGCGACGCGTCGGCGAGCGCATCGAGATCGTTTCCGGCCTCGACCCGCAGGCGCGCGTGGTGGCGACCGGTGGCGGCTTCCTCGCCGACGGCGACCCGGTACGCGTCGTGGCGGCTGCCGCGAAATGA
- a CDS encoding peptidoglycan-binding protein produces MEKITASDILELSSSAVPSIVQGIVDHQQLMASGGIETPLRICHFMAQLAHESAHFRTTREFASGNAYEGRKDLGNVQPGDGQRYRGRGLIQTTGRANYREARDDIRKIVPEAPDFEQQPMALEQFPWALLSAVSYWRRRNINRFADRDDIRAVTRAVNGGFNGFEDRERYLRKAKAIWLAESTPTARNPTLRPGDCNDAVVDLQNELVEAGYRLWVDGHYGDHTKEAVLDFQARHHLTADGVVGARTWAALRASSD; encoded by the coding sequence ATGGAAAAAATCACTGCATCCGACATTCTGGAGCTGTCATCCTCCGCGGTTCCTTCGATCGTGCAAGGAATCGTGGACCATCAGCAGCTCATGGCAAGTGGAGGAATCGAGACTCCGCTCCGGATTTGCCATTTCATGGCCCAGCTCGCGCACGAGAGTGCGCACTTCAGAACGACCCGCGAGTTTGCCTCCGGCAACGCCTACGAGGGCAGGAAGGATCTGGGGAATGTGCAACCGGGAGATGGTCAACGATATCGGGGACGGGGCCTGATCCAGACCACCGGACGGGCGAACTATCGGGAAGCCCGTGACGACATCCGCAAGATCGTTCCCGAAGCGCCGGATTTCGAGCAACAGCCGATGGCTCTGGAACAATTTCCGTGGGCCTTGTTGTCGGCGGTTTCGTATTGGCGACGCCGGAATATCAACCGATTTGCCGACCGCGACGACATTCGCGCCGTCACGCGCGCGGTGAATGGCGGCTTCAATGGCTTCGAGGACCGCGAACGCTACTTGAGGAAAGCCAAGGCGATCTGGCTGGCGGAGAGTACGCCCACCGCCAGGAATCCGACACTCCGCCCGGGAGACTGCAACGATGCCGTCGTGGATCTTCAGAATGAACTGGTCGAGGCCGGGTATCGTCTCTGGGTGGACGGACATTATGGGGACCACACCAAGGAGGCCGTGCTTGATTTCCAGGCGCGGCACCATCTCACCGCGGACGGCGTGGTGGGTGCGCGAACCTGGGCCGCATTGAGAGCCTCTAGCGACTGA
- a CDS encoding YebC/PmpR family DNA-binding transcriptional regulator: MAGHSKWANIQHRKGRQDEKRSASFSKIAREITVSAKRGGGDPSFNPRLRLAIDKGKGVNMPKDKIDNAIKKGTGEIEGVEYIEIRYEGYGIGGAAVIVDCLTDNKTRTVADVRHAFNKYGGNLGTDGCVAFQFRHCGQLLFAPGTDEAALMDAAIEAGADDVLSNDDGSVEVLTAPNDYMAVKEALEAAGFKSEYGGVTMKAENETPLGGDESLRMQKLIDALESLDDVQDVYTSVVLDD, translated from the coding sequence ATGGCAGGACACTCCAAATGGGCCAACATCCAGCACCGCAAGGGACGCCAGGATGAGAAGCGCAGCGCATCGTTTTCCAAGATCGCCAGGGAAATCACCGTCTCCGCCAAGAGAGGCGGCGGCGACCCGTCGTTCAATCCGCGCCTGCGCCTGGCCATCGACAAGGGCAAAGGCGTCAACATGCCCAAGGACAAGATCGACAACGCGATCAAGAAGGGAACCGGCGAGATTGAAGGCGTCGAGTACATCGAAATCCGTTATGAAGGCTACGGCATCGGCGGCGCTGCGGTGATCGTCGACTGCCTGACCGACAACAAGACGCGCACCGTTGCCGACGTGCGCCACGCTTTCAACAAGTATGGCGGCAATCTCGGCACCGACGGTTGTGTCGCCTTCCAGTTCAGACACTGCGGGCAGTTGCTGTTTGCCCCCGGTACCGACGAAGCCGCGCTGATGGACGCGGCGATCGAGGCCGGCGCCGACGACGTCCTCTCCAACGACGATGGCTCGGTCGAAGTGCTCACCGCGCCGAACGATTACATGGCGGTCAAGGAAGCGCTCGAAGCCGCCGGTTTCAAGTCCGAATACGGAGGCGTGACGATGAAAGCCGAGAACGAGACGCCGCTTGGCGGCGACGAGTCGCTGCGCATGCAGAAGCTGATCGACGCCCTCGAAAGCCTCGATGACGTCCAGGATGTCTATACCAGTGTGGTGCTCGACGATTGA
- a CDS encoding DUF853 domain-containing protein, which yields MVTPLLIARHEDTDLALLPALANRHGLITGATGTGKTITLQLLAERFSAIGVPVFMADVKGDLSGLAAPGSLTPKLQARLDALGVSDYAPAKCPVAFWDVFGAQGHPVRATISDMGPVLLSRLLNLNDTQAGVLQLVFRIADDNGLLLLDLKDLRAMIQYVGENAKSFTTEYGNVSAASIGAIQRGLLNLGEQGGEIFFGEPMLDIADLMQTDDGRGVVNILAADKLMASPRLYSTFLLWLLSELFEQLPEVGDLDKPRLVFFFDEAHLLFNEAPAALLEKIEQVVRLIRSKGVGIYFVTQNPLDIPDTVLGQLGNRVQHALRAFTPRDQKAVKAAAQTLRANPKFDAETAISELGVGEALVSFLDGHGRPSVVERALILPPASRIGPQTPEERQAVIRSSAIYGHYEQVIDRESAYEKLKGSAVATQPNGGAPAGEAAPAAPGGGWLGGLSDLFGGGSGSGRGRGGDSVIETAAKSAARAIGSQVGREIIRGVLGSILGGGSRRR from the coding sequence ATGGTTACCCCTTTGCTCATTGCCAGACACGAAGATACCGATCTGGCCCTGCTGCCGGCCCTGGCCAACCGGCACGGTCTGATCACCGGCGCCACCGGTACCGGCAAGACGATCACGCTGCAGTTGCTCGCCGAACGTTTTTCAGCGATTGGCGTGCCGGTGTTCATGGCTGACGTCAAGGGCGATCTCTCTGGCCTGGCCGCTCCCGGTAGCCTGACGCCAAAGTTGCAGGCGCGCCTGGACGCACTCGGCGTGTCCGACTACGCGCCGGCGAAATGCCCGGTCGCCTTCTGGGATGTATTCGGCGCGCAGGGACATCCGGTGCGCGCAACGATCTCGGACATGGGGCCGGTGCTGCTGTCGCGGCTGCTGAATCTCAACGACACGCAGGCTGGGGTGCTGCAACTGGTGTTTCGTATCGCTGACGACAACGGTCTGTTGCTGCTCGATCTCAAGGATCTGCGGGCGATGATCCAGTATGTCGGTGAGAACGCCAAGAGCTTTACCACCGAGTACGGCAACGTCTCGGCCGCTTCGATCGGTGCCATCCAGCGCGGCTTGCTGAACCTCGGTGAGCAGGGGGGTGAGATCTTCTTCGGCGAGCCGATGCTCGACATTGCCGACCTGATGCAGACCGACGATGGCCGGGGAGTGGTCAACATTCTGGCTGCTGACAAGCTGATGGCTTCGCCGCGTCTCTATTCGACTTTTCTGCTCTGGCTGCTTTCCGAACTGTTCGAGCAATTGCCGGAAGTCGGCGACCTCGACAAACCCAGGCTGGTCTTCTTTTTCGACGAAGCGCATCTGCTGTTCAATGAAGCGCCCGCAGCATTGCTGGAAAAGATCGAGCAGGTGGTGCGTCTGATCCGTTCGAAGGGTGTCGGCATCTACTTCGTCACGCAGAATCCGCTCGACATTCCCGATACCGTTCTCGGTCAGCTCGGCAACCGGGTTCAGCACGCGCTGCGCGCGTTCACGCCGCGAGACCAGAAAGCCGTGAAGGCGGCCGCGCAAACCTTGCGGGCGAATCCGAAGTTCGACGCCGAAACGGCGATCAGCGAACTCGGCGTCGGCGAGGCGCTGGTTTCATTCCTTGACGGCCACGGCCGGCCGAGCGTCGTCGAGCGTGCCTTGATTCTGCCGCCGGCGTCGCGAATCGGTCCGCAGACCCCCGAGGAGCGGCAGGCAGTGATCAGGAGTTCGGCGATTTACGGGCATTACGAGCAGGTCATCGATCGCGAGTCGGCTTACGAGAAGCTCAAAGGAAGCGCTGTCGCCACGCAGCCGAACGGTGGCGCGCCTGCCGGCGAGGCGGCACCAGCGGCGCCTGGTGGCGGCTGGCTGGGAGGGCTGAGCGACCTGTTCGGCGGTGGTTCGGGCAGCGGCCGGGGACGCGGCGGCGATTCGGTGATCGAGACGGCGGCCAAGAGCGCCGCGCGTGCCATCGGCTCACAGGTGGGTCGCGAGATCATTCGCGGCGTTCTCGGTTCGATCCTCGGCGGCGGCTCGCGCCGACGCTGA
- a CDS encoding HDOD domain-containing protein: protein MVLEEMTLGDASLITVTFLFTDIEGSTSLWERESVAMRVALQRHNILLSSAIEGHGGYVFKTVGDAFCVTFDDAAEALRAACQIQTSVAAEKWPTRAALRVRVALHTGPAYLSHGDYFGTTVNRVARLLAVTHGGQTLLTSKTETLVRDSLHASSSLHDTGMLRLRDLPHPMHVFQLVHPGLSASLLETGVAPNANKLTGEPLARLRPIDVYEVPTLPTIVLQTLKVMQNPNIDARAVERVMVNDPAISAKILRVANSAFFGFSRRVATIADAVRLLGFINVQGMLISVGAFDAFRTKQLNLVDFWKHSIATATAARFLASRVRCVADEAFMAGLLHDIGKLIFAVQAESVYRQVLELGRGSAMSSLEAERTLFEFTHPEVGEMVAERWDLPAKYIAAIAHHHDPAAAGDERVFCSLIGLADQAAHTALGSHASAGDEAELTALLDELDLGQMQWNDCLLHLQEAQATIAAFVGAIQ from the coding sequence ATGGTACTCGAAGAAATGACCCTGGGCGATGCGTCGCTGATTACCGTGACCTTCCTGTTTACCGACATCGAGGGCTCGACGAGCCTGTGGGAGCGCGAGTCGGTGGCCATGCGCGTGGCCCTGCAGCGCCATAATATTCTGCTCTCGTCGGCCATCGAAGGCCACGGCGGTTACGTCTTCAAGACCGTTGGCGATGCCTTCTGTGTCACTTTCGACGATGCGGCCGAAGCGCTCAGGGCGGCCTGCCAGATCCAGACCAGCGTCGCTGCCGAGAAGTGGCCGACACGTGCGGCGCTTAGGGTACGCGTTGCGCTACATACCGGCCCGGCGTACCTGAGTCATGGCGATTACTTCGGTACGACGGTGAACCGTGTGGCGCGCCTGTTGGCGGTGACGCACGGCGGGCAGACCCTGCTGACTTCGAAGACCGAAACGCTGGTGCGCGATTCCTTGCACGCCAGCAGCAGCCTGCACGATACGGGCATGCTGCGACTGCGTGACCTGCCGCACCCGATGCATGTCTTCCAGCTGGTCCATCCGGGTCTGTCGGCGAGCCTGTTGGAGACCGGCGTTGCCCCGAATGCGAACAAGCTGACCGGGGAGCCGCTGGCGCGCTTGCGGCCGATCGACGTCTACGAGGTGCCGACCTTGCCGACAATCGTCCTGCAAACGCTCAAGGTCATGCAGAATCCCAATATCGATGCTCGGGCAGTTGAACGGGTGATGGTGAATGACCCGGCGATTTCGGCCAAGATCCTGCGGGTTGCCAACTCGGCATTCTTCGGGTTCTCACGCCGTGTGGCCACCATCGCCGATGCTGTGCGTCTGCTCGGCTTCATCAATGTGCAGGGGATGCTGATCTCGGTTGGTGCTTTCGATGCCTTCCGCACCAAGCAACTGAACCTGGTCGATTTCTGGAAACACTCGATCGCCACGGCCACCGCAGCACGTTTTCTCGCATCGCGGGTGCGGTGCGTAGCCGACGAGGCGTTCATGGCCGGTCTTCTGCACGACATCGGCAAGCTGATCTTCGCCGTGCAGGCGGAATCCGTTTATCGGCAGGTGCTCGAACTCGGACGCGGTTCGGCCATGAGCAGTCTCGAAGCCGAGCGCACGCTGTTCGAGTTCACCCATCCCGAGGTGGGCGAAATGGTCGCCGAGCGCTGGGATCTGCCGGCGAAGTACATTGCCGCCATCGCTCACCATCATGACCCCGCGGCAGCCGGCGATGAACGCGTGTTCTGCTCGCTGATCGGTCTTGCCGACCAGGCGGCGCATACGGCGCTCGGCAGTCACGCATCTGCCGGGGATGAAGCCGAGCTGACCGCCCTGCTCGACGAACTCGACCTGGGACAGATGCAGTGGAACGACTGCCTGCTCCATCTGCAGGAGGCACAGGCGACCATCGCCGCCTTCGTCGGTGCCATCCAGTGA
- a CDS encoding cupin domain-containing protein — translation MNPEQFSNTPEDDGDSRTLTPLICEGLLPIELPARQRTDLRDRLLRRVGDSVRRHSGLLTVRTGDGIWRTVKAGVRTKPLWEGPQGASLLIELAPGAMLPVHRHCHLEEGIVLRGSLQLGALNLGPGDYHVSPPGSRHARITSRTGALAYLRGTSLGHTSSLFGELLGGLIPGDGPASHTVFAGEGDWHRIARGVEQKILWRDGDVISRFFRLAAGAHLPAHVHHGEEECIMLSGDAFFGDVLVQAGDFHLAPAGSEHGEVRSDHGALAFIRGREVQPCSPGR, via the coding sequence ATGAATCCCGAACAATTCTCCAATACCCCTGAGGACGACGGCGACAGCCGCACATTGACGCCTCTGATCTGCGAGGGACTGCTGCCGATCGAACTGCCTGCGCGCCAGCGTACCGACCTGCGCGACCGCTTGTTGCGCCGGGTCGGTGACAGCGTTCGTCGGCATTCCGGGCTGCTCACGGTTCGCACTGGCGACGGGATCTGGCGTACGGTGAAGGCCGGCGTCCGCACCAAGCCCCTTTGGGAAGGTCCGCAAGGCGCTTCGCTGCTGATCGAGCTGGCCCCTGGAGCCATGTTGCCGGTACATCGCCATTGCCATCTCGAGGAAGGGATCGTCTTGCGCGGTAGCTTGCAACTCGGCGCACTGAACCTGGGCCCGGGCGACTACCATGTTTCACCACCGGGCAGCCGGCATGCGCGCATTACTTCCCGCACCGGCGCTCTTGCCTATCTGCGCGGCACCTCGCTCGGACATACCAGCAGCCTATTCGGCGAGTTGCTCGGAGGCCTGATCCCGGGCGACGGGCCGGCCAGCCATACCGTTTTTGCTGGCGAAGGCGATTGGCACAGGATTGCCAGGGGTGTCGAGCAGAAGATTCTCTGGCGCGACGGCGACGTCATCTCGCGCTTCTTCCGCCTGGCGGCGGGAGCGCACCTGCCAGCGCACGTGCACCATGGCGAGGAAGAATGCATCATGCTGAGTGGCGACGCTTTCTTCGGCGATGTGCTGGTTCAGGCCGGCGACTTCCACCTCGCACCCGCTGGCAGCGAACACGGCGAGGTGCGCAGCGACCACGGCGCGCTGGCTTTCATCCGCGGCCGTGAGGTGCAGCCGTGCTCACCAGGACGGTGA
- a CDS encoding sigma-70 family RNA polymerase sigma factor, which produces MNETDDFDAPTSPATDQTKLAEGLTSTPCIPADEARLQACIARIVHQDEQALAELYEALAGRVYGLALRITRQVQTAEEVTEDAFWQVWRQAPRFDSARGSVLAWVLTIARSRALDALRRRDPAETLDEEQHADQRGAENDPQDLLLAVQRQHRLHAALQDLDPLPRQLLALAFFRDLSHEEIACQMCLPLGTVKSHIRRALLRLRRLLGADDPRTPMVTP; this is translated from the coding sequence ATGAACGAAACCGACGATTTCGATGCCCCAACGAGCCCCGCGACCGACCAGACCAAACTGGCAGAAGGGCTGACATCGACACCGTGCATACCGGCTGACGAGGCACGCCTACAAGCCTGCATTGCCCGTATCGTTCATCAGGATGAGCAGGCGCTGGCCGAGTTGTACGAAGCACTGGCCGGCCGCGTCTATGGCTTGGCATTACGCATCACCCGCCAGGTGCAAACTGCCGAGGAGGTCACCGAGGACGCTTTCTGGCAAGTCTGGCGGCAGGCACCGCGTTTCGACTCTGCCCGTGGCAGTGTTCTGGCCTGGGTTCTGACCATTGCCCGCAGCCGTGCGCTCGACGCCCTGCGCCGCCGAGACCCGGCCGAAACACTTGACGAGGAGCAACATGCTGACCAGCGGGGAGCGGAAAACGATCCCCAGGATCTGCTGCTGGCCGTACAGCGGCAGCACCGCCTGCATGCCGCGCTGCAGGATCTTGATCCTCTGCCCCGGCAACTACTCGCACTGGCTTTTTTCCGGGACCTTTCGCACGAAGAGATTGCTTGCCAGATGTGTCTTCCTCTGGGTACGGTCAAATCCCATATCCGCCGCGCTCTTCTGCGCCTGCGCCGGTTGCTCGGCGCCGACGATCCCCGCACGCCAATGGTGACGCCATGA
- a CDS encoding DNRLRE domain-containing protein — protein MRYTLTSKALPILLASILASAAHGATTTVLQADEAKSEDVFVYEFAIPGFFGIPTAARVTNLDSQTLNELIPPPVPFGNFLGSSNTVPLIGALGETRAHDTRSLLRFDLGTLGFSAGQILNARLNLFALPGLAPFDNPTTGKPITTELHRVTQAWGETTVTWETQPTVAVTFSSTVQEGVNQWVSFDVTGLVQDWLSDPTTNFGVELLQPDIVIADSGRPIASLYASSASANAATRPFLEISAIPEPSTFALLAGSLGVVGWTSRLRRGVRVRIGDTCAGLLS, from the coding sequence ATGCGATACACATTGACCTCGAAAGCCCTGCCGATTCTGCTTGCCAGCATCCTCGCCAGTGCAGCGCATGGCGCCACGACGACAGTCCTGCAAGCCGATGAAGCGAAGAGCGAGGATGTCTTCGTCTACGAATTTGCGATTCCCGGCTTTTTCGGCATTCCGACGGCGGCGCGTGTGACGAACCTGGACAGCCAGACGCTGAATGAGCTGATTCCACCCCCTGTACCTTTCGGCAATTTCCTGGGGAGCAGCAACACCGTTCCCCTGATCGGCGCGCTGGGTGAGACGCGTGCCCACGATACCAGGTCGCTGTTGCGCTTCGATCTCGGCACACTGGGATTCTCCGCCGGGCAAATCCTGAACGCCAGGCTCAACCTCTTTGCCCTGCCGGGACTGGCACCGTTCGACAATCCGACAACGGGCAAACCAATCACCACCGAGTTGCACCGCGTCACCCAGGCCTGGGGGGAGACGACGGTGACCTGGGAAACACAGCCGACGGTCGCCGTAACATTCAGCTCAACGGTGCAGGAAGGCGTGAACCAGTGGGTATCTTTTGATGTCACCGGGCTGGTCCAGGACTGGTTGTCCGACCCGACCACCAACTTCGGAGTCGAACTGCTGCAGCCCGACATCGTGATCGCCGACTCGGGCAGGCCGATCGCTTCGCTGTACGCGTCTTCCGCCTCGGCCAACGCGGCGACCCGCCCATTCCTTGAAATCTCGGCCATACCCGAGCCATCGACATTTGCGCTGCTGGCGGGTAGTCTCGGCGTCGTCGGTTGGACCTCTCGACTGCGGCGAGGCGTTCGAGTTCGTATCGGCGACACCTGTGCCGGGCTGCTGTCGTAG
- a CDS encoding RNA-binding transcriptional accessory protein, whose translation MSSSMLPQTEHPATNKIAEKIATEINCRPQQVLATAALLDEGATVPFIARYRKEVTGGLDDIQLRLLDERLVYLREMEERRRTILASIEEQGKLTPALATAIHSAETKQRLEDLYLPYKPKRRSKAQIAREAGLAPLAAALLADPMRSPEAEAVRYLNAEAGFANVRSVLDGARQILMEQFSEDAGLLGALRNHLETHGFVKSTVVAGKESEAAKYQDYAAYMEAIQAIPSHRALALFRGRNEGMLQLALVLESELDQRVPNPCEERIARHFGIVDQGRPADKWLAETVRWSWRIKASPHLELELMNALRERAEAEAIRVFAANLHDLLLAAPAGKHATLGLDPGLRSGVKVAVVDATGKLLETATIYPHEPRRDWDSALHTLAVLARRHQVRLISIGNGTASRETDRLAADLIRQHPELHLVKVVVSEAGASVYSASEYASREFPELDVSLRGAVSIARRLQDPLAELVKIDPKSIGVGQYQHDVSQTRLARALNAVVEDCVNAVGVDVNTASASLLTRVSGLSPTLAANIVAHRDQHGAFPNRQALRAVPRLGDKTFELAAGFLRINESDNPLDRSAVHPEAYPLVERILAKVRKGIGEVIGDSQLLRALLPEQFIDQKFGLPTVRDILRELEKPGRDPRPEFRTANFREGVESVKDLQVGMILEGVVTNVANFGAFVDIGVHQDGLVHVSAIADRFVKDPRSVVKAGDVVKVKVLEVDLPRQRIALSMRLADDLPNAPKMARIPVSARAQERQRSQPEPTGAMASAFARLKR comes from the coding sequence ATGTCATCATCGATGCTTCCACAGACAGAACACCCTGCAACCAACAAGATTGCCGAAAAGATCGCCACAGAGATCAACTGCCGCCCCCAGCAGGTGCTGGCCACGGCTGCCCTGCTCGACGAAGGGGCGACGGTGCCGTTCATCGCACGCTACCGCAAGGAGGTCACCGGCGGACTCGACGACATCCAGCTTCGCCTGCTGGACGAGCGCCTGGTCTACCTTCGCGAAATGGAGGAACGGCGACGCACCATCCTCGCCTCGATCGAAGAACAGGGCAAACTGACGCCGGCGCTGGCTACAGCAATCCACTCCGCCGAAACCAAGCAGCGCCTCGAAGACCTCTACCTGCCCTACAAACCGAAGCGGCGCAGCAAGGCGCAAATCGCCCGCGAGGCCGGACTCGCGCCGCTCGCCGCAGCGCTGCTGGCCGACCCGATGCGCTCACCCGAAGCCGAAGCCGTGCGCTACCTTAACGCCGAAGCCGGTTTTGCCAACGTCAGGAGCGTCCTCGATGGCGCCCGCCAGATTCTCATGGAACAGTTCTCGGAGGACGCCGGGCTGCTCGGCGCACTGCGCAACCATCTCGAGACCCATGGTTTCGTGAAGTCGACGGTCGTTGCCGGCAAAGAGAGCGAGGCGGCCAAGTATCAGGACTATGCCGCCTACATGGAAGCGATCCAGGCAATCCCCTCGCATCGCGCACTGGCGCTCTTCCGCGGCCGTAACGAGGGCATGCTGCAACTGGCTCTGGTCCTCGAAAGCGAGCTTGATCAGCGCGTGCCCAACCCCTGCGAGGAACGCATCGCACGCCACTTCGGCATCGTCGACCAGGGTCGGCCGGCCGACAAATGGCTTGCCGAGACGGTACGCTGGAGCTGGCGAATCAAGGCCTCTCCACACCTCGAACTGGAACTGATGAACGCCCTGCGCGAGCGCGCGGAGGCCGAAGCAATCCGCGTCTTTGCCGCCAACCTGCACGACCTGCTGCTCGCCGCACCGGCTGGCAAACACGCCACGCTGGGTCTCGACCCCGGCCTGCGCAGTGGCGTCAAGGTCGCCGTCGTCGATGCCACCGGCAAGTTGCTCGAAACCGCCACGATCTACCCGCACGAACCTCGCCGTGACTGGGACAGCGCACTGCACACCCTGGCCGTGCTGGCACGCAGGCATCAGGTCAGGCTGATCAGTATCGGCAACGGCACCGCTTCGCGGGAAACCGACCGCCTGGCGGCCGATCTGATCCGCCAGCATCCGGAGCTGCACCTCGTCAAGGTCGTCGTTTCCGAGGCCGGCGCCTCGGTCTATTCGGCCTCGGAATACGCCTCCCGGGAATTCCCGGAACTTGACGTCAGCCTACGCGGTGCGGTGTCGATCGCCCGCCGCCTGCAGGATCCGCTCGCCGAACTGGTCAAGATCGATCCGAAATCGATCGGTGTCGGACAATACCAGCATGATGTCAGCCAGACCAGGTTGGCAAGAGCGCTCAATGCGGTCGTCGAGGACTGCGTGAACGCGGTCGGTGTCGACGTCAACACCGCCTCGGCGTCGCTGTTGACGCGCGTCTCCGGACTCAGCCCGACGCTGGCCGCGAACATCGTCGCCCACCGCGACCAACATGGTGCCTTTCCCAATCGGCAGGCGCTCAGGGCAGTACCCCGCCTCGGCGACAAGACCTTCGAGCTGGCGGCCGGCTTCCTGCGCATCAACGAAAGCGACAACCCGCTCGACCGCTCGGCGGTGCATCCGGAAGCCTACCCGCTCGTCGAGCGTATCCTCGCCAAGGTCAGGAAGGGAATTGGCGAAGTCATCGGCGACTCGCAACTGCTCAGGGCACTGTTGCCGGAGCAATTCATCGACCAAAAGTTCGGCCTGCCGACGGTCCGCGACATCCTCAGGGAACTCGAAAAACCCGGTCGAGACCCGCGTCCAGAGTTCCGCACCGCCAACTTCCGTGAAGGCGTCGAGTCCGTCAAGGATTTGCAGGTGGGAATGATTCTCGAAGGAGTGGTGACCAATGTCGCCAACTTCGGCGCCTTTGTCGACATCGGTGTCCATCAGGACGGACTGGTACATGTCTCGGCGATCGCCGACCGCTTCGTCAAGGACCCGCGCAGCGTGGTCAAGGCCGGCGACGTGGTCAAGGTCAAGGTTCTCGAGGTCGACCTGCCGCGCCAGCGGATCGCCCTGAGCATGCGACTTGCCGACGACTTGCCGAACGCTCCGAAAATGGCCAGGATACCCGTTTCGGCAAGAGCCCAGGAACGGCAGCGTAGCCAGCCGGAACCCACCGGTGCCATGGCCAGCGCCTTCGCCCGCCTCAAGCGCTGA
- a CDS encoding FecR domain-containing protein: MQKYGFLVLSFVLAAPVVAAETGVPAGKVKRSEGNVTIDRASQVQVVKVGTLVYVGDRIRTGDDGAVGITLSDDTLLTAGARSTLLINEFQFNSTTREGGMLATLLKGTLSVVTGLIGKKAPENVRIRTPTVVLGIRGTEFIVEARAEDE, translated from the coding sequence ATGCAAAAATATGGGTTCCTTGTCCTTTCCTTTGTACTGGCCGCGCCGGTCGTGGCCGCAGAGACCGGAGTCCCTGCCGGAAAGGTCAAGCGCAGCGAAGGGAACGTCACTATCGACCGCGCCAGCCAAGTGCAGGTGGTCAAGGTGGGCACGCTGGTGTATGTCGGTGACCGGATTCGCACCGGTGACGATGGGGCGGTGGGCATCACCCTGTCCGACGATACCTTGCTCACTGCCGGAGCGCGCAGCACACTGCTGATCAACGAGTTCCAGTTCAACAGCACGACCCGGGAAGGGGGGATGCTGGCGACCCTCCTCAAGGGTACGCTGAGTGTGGTGACCGGGCTGATCGGCAAGAAGGCACCGGAAAACGTGCGCATCAGGACGCCAACCGTGGTTCTCGGCATCCGGGGTACCGAGTTCATTGTCGAAGCGCGCGCAGAGGACGAATGA